In Embleya scabrispora, the DNA window CCGCCTACAGCGAGATCCAGAGCATCGTCTGGCCCAGCGCCTGACCGGCGCGACACGGTCCGCGAGCGGCCCCGGGATCCCTCCCCGGGGCCGCTCGCCCGTTTGCGGCGGCCCCTTCGTGTTCGCGTCCGGGACATCGCGGGTTCGCGGGTTTCCCGCGTGGGGGTGGAGGTGTGGCCATAACCTGATGGGCGGTTCGCGGCGCTCGGTCGTGGGCCCGTCAGGGGGGATCTCTCGCGATGTCGCAACCGCAACGTCTGGTCCGGGCCTGGTCGGTGCGCGCGGGGGCCGCGCGTACCCAGGTGGAAGCCGGGGTGCGGGCGCGACGATGGTTGTGGTTCCGCGAGGCGTTCCCGGACATCGAGCGGTTGCGCGTGGTGGACCTGGGGGGCTGTGCCGAGTTCTGGTGGCACGCCCCGGTACGGCCCGCGCACGTGCGGGTGGTCACGACGGCCGAGCGGGCCGCCGAACCGGCCCCGTGGCTGGCGGTGGAGGCCGGCGATCCGCTGGCCTGGAACGGCGGTTGCGACCTGGTGGTATGCGACGGCCTGCTGGACCGGCTGGCCGCGCCGACCGACCGGGCCCGGCTCGCCGATGTCGTGCACGCCTCGGCCGAGCGCTACTGGCTGCGCACCGCCGCGCGCGAGCACCCGCTCGATCCGCAGACCTCGCTGCCCGCCGTGCACCTGCTGCCCGGTCGGGTCCGGACCCGGATCGACGGCTGCGCGCCGAGGGTGTTTCCGGCCCGGCGCGCGGAGTTGGCCGCGCGCTTTCCCGGATCGGTGGTCCGCGGTGAGCGGGTGGCCGGGCTCGTGTCGTCCTGGGTGGTGGCCAAGCCGCGTGCCGATCACGTGCCAGGCCGCCCCTGACGTTGCATTCCCAGCCGCTCGGGGGTGGGCGGCTGCGCGAGGAGGGGGATTCTCGGATGCGTGTTGTCATCGCCGGTCAGGGATACGTGGGACTGCCGCTGGCGGTTCGGGCCGCGCAGGTGGGCCACGAGGTGGTCGGCTACGACGTCGACCGGGGGCGGGTCAAGCGGCTGGCGGCGGGTGAGTCCTACGTCGAGGACATCCCCGCCGCCGAGGTGCGCGCGATCTCGGACGCGGGCCGCTACCGCGCCACGAGCGAGCCGAGGGATCTGGGCGGCTACGACATCGCGGTGATCACCGTGCCCACGCCGCTGCGCGAGGGCGTACCGGACCTGAGCTACATCGAGGAGTGCGCCCGCACGCTCGCGCGGTATCTGCGCCCGGGCGCGTGCGTGGTGCTCGAATCGACCACCTACCCGGGCACCACGGAGGAGTTGGTCGGGCCGATCCTGGAGGAGGGCTCGGGGCTGACCGCGGGCCGCGACTTCCACCTGGGCTACAGCCCGGAGCGGATCGACCCGGGCAATCCGACCTGGAACCTGGTCAACACCCCGAAGGTGGTCTCGGGGGTGGACGCCGCCTCGCTCGCGGTGGTGAAGGGCTTCTACGGCTCCCTGGTCGAGCGCGTGGTGCCGGTGTCCTCGCCCAAGGAGGCCGAGCTGGTCAAGCTGATCGAGAACACCTTCCGGCACGTGAACATCGCGCTCGTCAACGAGGTCGCCATGTTCGCCCACGACCTGGGCATCGACGTGTGGGAGGCGATCGACGCCTGCTCCACCAAGCCGTTCGGGTTCCTGCGCTTCACGCCGGGTCCCGGGGTCGGCGGGCACTGCCTGCCGATCGACCCGTCGTACCTGTCCTGGCGGGTGCAGCGCGCGCTGGGTCGGAGCTTTCGTTTCGTGGAGTTGGCCAACGACGTCAACAACCACATGCCCGACTACGTGATCCGCCGGCTCACCGCCGCGTTCAACACCCGGCGGCGCTCGGTCAACGGCTCGCGCGTGTTGTTGGTGGGGCTCGCGTACAAGAAGAACACCGGCGACGCCCGGGAGTCGCCGTCGACGCACGTGGCCCGCCTGCTGCTGAACCTGGGCGCCGAGGTCAGCGCCGCGGATGCGCACGTGGAGCGGTCCCAGGTGGTGGACGCGCGGTTGCGGCGCGTGGAGTTGACGCCGGAGACCGTCGCCGCGGCCGACGCGGTCGTCCTGCTCGTGGACCACGACGACGTGGACCTGGAGTTGCTGCGCACCGCCGAGTACGTGCTCGACTGTCGTCGGGTGCTCGGCGCGGGGCCCAACATCGAGGTGTTGTAGGCCGATCGCGGCCGGCGCGCGGTGGTCGGGGGCGTCGACCACCGTGCGCCGTTCCGCACCTCCCGGGTTCCTGCGGCCCGTTCCCGCCGGTCCCGGCCTACCTGTACTCGATGATCCTCGTCTTGTGCCCGGTGGCCTTGGTGTGCGCCTTCGCCGCCACCTGCGCCGCGTCCTTCGACCGGTACCGCTGGCGGGCGCCGTCCGACTTCGACGGACAACCGCCTTCTTGGCAGACCCATCCCCAGGTGCTCATGGACAACCTCCAGACATCACGGGCGCCACTCCCGTCCCGACCGAGGACACGAATGACTTGGACGGCCACACCGCAGCACCTGCGACCGCCGTGTGACCGACACTCGACACGCCATGACACGCTCGTGACGGAACCCGGACGTTCCGGAGAAAAACGTTTTCCTTTTGAATGCTTACCGCTTCGCTATCGACATACAAAGGATGCAATACCGCGATCAATGTTCTTTTCTGCCTATTACGACGAAAGAGTGGTACGGGATAGCTCGCCGGGGTGACGGCGCGCAAGGCGCGGCGGTCGGCTGCCGATAAGCGCGACACGTTATGTCAACCGGATCGCCTCGAACGCATGTCTTCGGCCCCGGCGGCGAATGTCACGGATTCGGGACACGCGGACCGGCAGGATCGACGGCGGCGAGCGGGCCGGGCGCGGCGGCCGGGCCGACCCGCAGCGGCACCGTCCCGCCCGAGACGCACTCCCCGGTGTCCAACCGCCACTTCCAGTGGTGTCGGGGGCACTCCAGCACCCCCGCCTCGATGTCCGCGTGCGACAGGTCCTCGCCGGCGTGCGGGCAAAAGCGCTGCATCCGCACCCCGCACCGCTCGATCGACTCGCCGTGTGCGGCCGACTCGCGCTCCCTGACCATCTGCATGGTCTGCGCCGGGTGTTCGCCGTAGCGCAGCAGGCTCATCAGGGTCAGGTCGAACACGTCCGGATCGCGGGCCAGGCCGAGCCGCATGGACAGCAGCGCCTCCTCCCAGCCGACCTCGCCGTCCACGATCGCGCGCAGCGCCCGCTGCGGCACCTCGATCGTGTAGGCGGGGTCGACCGGTTCGTCCTCGAACACGATGTCGCCCGCGATCCGGCCCAGCCGCACCGACCACGAGCCGCCGTCCGAGGTCAGTCGCACGTCCTTGCGCCACGCGCCGAGAAAACGCTTGTTCCAGCTCTGCAACCGGGCGAAATAGGCGTCCAGTTCGGCCGGCGTCACCGGCTCGAAGGGCGGTTCGGCGTACGCCCGCCACTCCCGCTCGCGGCGGTCCCGATAGGCGCTCAGGTAGGCGTCGGTGCGCCAGTGCGCCACCGGGCCGGTCGGCGCCGCGAGGTCGTCGCCGGGCGCCGCCTCGATCACCCGCACCCTCGGGCAGGCCGCCGCGAAGTCGGCCGCGAACGCGTCCCACAGCGGGAAGATGGTCTCGTCGCGGTCGTTGAACCGGGCCAGTTCCGGGTCCAGGAACACCGGCGGGCCGGCCGAGGGCAGATAGGACCGCGCGCCGGTCAGCCGGACCTTGCGCACCAGCGTGTCGAACAGGTCCGAACGCACCTCGGCGGTCTTCTCGCGCTGCGTCTCCCCGGGGTACGCGTAGGCGTTCGGATACCACATCGCGCCGGAGAACTGCGCGGACAACAGGTCGATGTCGTCCGGGAGTTCGCCGAGCGGGG includes these proteins:
- a CDS encoding nucleotide sugar dehydrogenase, with amino-acid sequence MRVVIAGQGYVGLPLAVRAAQVGHEVVGYDVDRGRVKRLAAGESYVEDIPAAEVRAISDAGRYRATSEPRDLGGYDIAVITVPTPLREGVPDLSYIEECARTLARYLRPGACVVLESTTYPGTTEELVGPILEEGSGLTAGRDFHLGYSPERIDPGNPTWNLVNTPKVVSGVDAASLAVVKGFYGSLVERVVPVSSPKEAELVKLIENTFRHVNIALVNEVAMFAHDLGIDVWEAIDACSTKPFGFLRFTPGPGVGGHCLPIDPSYLSWRVQRALGRSFRFVELANDVNNHMPDYVIRRLTAAFNTRRRSVNGSRVLLVGLAYKKNTGDARESPSTHVARLLLNLGAEVSAADAHVERSQVVDARLRRVELTPETVAAADAVVLLVDHDDVDLELLRTAEYVLDCRRVLGAGPNIEVL
- a CDS encoding MBL fold metallo-hydrolase, coding for MTAGSERRRARPVAPGPDSPAPGAIRYLGHAGFVVAHAGVSLLIDPWFHPAFLGSWFPFPDNRELLPEVVAGRPDLLYLSHLHEDHFDERLLDRLDRGVTAVLPRYRSKSLVRRMTALGFREQVVLGHRESFTPVPGLTLTMFLDTSHKEDSGLLVDLDGYRFLDLNDCNTPLGELPDDIDLLSAQFSGAMWYPNAYAYPGETQREKTAEVRSDLFDTLVRKVRLTGARSYLPSAGPPVFLDPELARFNDRDETIFPLWDAFAADFAAACPRVRVIEAAPGDDLAAPTGPVAHWRTDAYLSAYRDRREREWRAYAEPPFEPVTPAELDAYFARLQSWNKRFLGAWRKDVRLTSDGGSWSVRLGRIAGDIVFEDEPVDPAYTIEVPQRALRAIVDGEVGWEEALLSMRLGLARDPDVFDLTLMSLLRYGEHPAQTMQMVRERESAAHGESIERCGVRMQRFCPHAGEDLSHADIEAGVLECPRHHWKWRLDTGECVSGGTVPLRVGPAAAPGPLAAVDPAGPRVPNP